Proteins encoded by one window of Deinococcus radiodurans R1 = ATCC 13939 = DSM 20539:
- a CDS encoding helix-turn-helix transcriptional regulator — protein MTPRVRDLAQAALAEADLGSPPERTKTRLLELLKRHGPQTAQDLAARLRVTSPAARRHLTDLQAQGLVQVQVEKPGGRGRPQHVFGLTEHAEERTFPKTYASLCLDVLESVSDLYGRDAVDEVLRARSDRLEALLRDLLPPEMPLEEKLRRLIGPLTELGFAPHLEQEGGQWSLVQCNCPNLQVARQFKVMCSAEMAMYTKLLGVPVTREEHMACGQPSCRYRLG, from the coding sequence GTGACCCCCCGCGTGCGCGACCTGGCGCAAGCTGCTCTGGCCGAGGCCGACCTGGGCAGCCCCCCCGAGCGCACCAAGACCCGCCTGCTCGAACTGCTCAAGCGCCACGGCCCGCAGACCGCCCAGGACCTCGCCGCCCGTTTGCGGGTCACCAGTCCGGCGGCGCGGCGGCACTTGACCGACCTGCAAGCGCAGGGGCTGGTGCAGGTGCAGGTCGAGAAACCCGGCGGGCGGGGCCGGCCCCAGCACGTCTTCGGCCTGACCGAGCACGCCGAGGAGCGCACCTTTCCCAAGACCTACGCCAGCCTGTGCCTGGACGTGCTCGAATCGGTGTCGGACCTCTATGGCCGGGACGCCGTAGACGAGGTGCTGCGGGCCCGCAGCGACCGGCTCGAAGCCCTGCTGCGCGACCTCCTGCCACCCGAAATGCCGCTGGAAGAAAAGCTGCGCCGCCTGATCGGGCCGCTGACCGAACTCGGGTTCGCGCCTCACCTAGAGCAGGAGGGCGGGCAGTGGTCTCTGGTGCAGTGCAACTGCCCTAATCTGCAGGTGGCGCGGCAGTTCAAGGTGATGTGCAGCGCCGAGATGGCCATGTACACCAAACTGCTCGGCGTTCCCGTCACCCGCGAAGAGCACATGGCCTGCGGTCAACCGAGTTGCCGCTACCGCCTGGGCTGA